A region of the Salinisphaera sp. T31B1 genome:
AATGAAACGAGATTTCAAAATCCTATTGACGGGTATGGGGCGGCGTGGCAGCGTTGACGGCAACGAAAGAACAGGCGGCGAGGACAACCGGCGCAGATCGGGCCGTCCGCGACCGACCACGGATCGATGGAGGAGATCTGAGATGGCAAAGCGTCATGCCGCCGTGTGCGTGTGTGCAAACGGTTCATCCAGGCCGGTGGGCCGGCTCGACACGTCGGCCGGGGCCGATGTTGCCGCGCACGCCGTTCGATGTATTCCGGTCTCCGGCGAGCGCCATGTTCATGGCGATGTCGTCGCGACGGCCGGCTAGCCCGCCCGTCGAGGAGAATACGTCTTGGAACTGTTCCTTCAGCAGGTGCTCAACGGCCTGACGCTCGGCAGTATCTATGGCCTGGTTGCCCTCGGCCTGACGCTCGTCTACGGCATTCTGCACGTCCCCAATTTCGCCCATGGCGCGCTGTACATGATCGGTGCGTACGTAGCGTATTTCGCCATGGTCGATATCGGCCTGAACTACTGGGTGGCGATGGTGGTCGCAGCGGCGGTCGTGGCCATGGTGTCGGTCGTCTGTGAGCGGCTGGTATTCCACCCGCTGCGCAACGCTCCGCCCATCCACGACAAGATCGCGGCGATCGGCATATTGCTGTTTTTCGAAGCGGTGGTGCAGATGGTCTGGGGGGCTGATTTCCGGCGTCTGCCGACGCCTTATACGGAGATCTTCCATTTCGCCGGGCTGACGCTGCCGGCCCAGCGATTGCTGATCATCGTCGGCGCGTTTTCGCTGATGGCCGGGCTGCATCTCTATCTGAAGAAGACCATGACCGGATCGACCATCATCGCCATGGCGCAGAACCGGGAGGGGGCCTTTCTGGTGGGCATCGACGCCAACCGCGTGGCGATGATGACGTTCGCCATCGCCGGCGCGTTGGCCGCAATCGCGGCCACGCTGTTCGCGCCGATCAACCTGGTCTATCCCGCCATGGGCAATCTGGTGCTGCTCAAGGCGTTCGTGATCATCATCCTGGGCGGCATGGGCAGTATTCCGGGGGCGATCATCGGCGGGCTGATCATCGGCTTTTCCGAAGCGCTCGGGGGGTTCTATCTGTCCAACGACTATAAGGACCTGATCGCCTTCGGTTTGCTGGTGGCCATACTCTCGATCAAGCCCACCGGACTGTTCACGCGGGGGGTGCGCTGATGAACGCCGTCACGAACTTCCTGACCAGTTCGGCGATGCGCTGGCTGCTGCTGGGCCTGGCGATCGTCTATCCGTTCGTTGCCCCGGGCGAATACCAGATCTATGTGATGGCGATGGCCTTCGTGTGGGCGATCGCGGTCTACGGCATGAACATCATCACCGGTTACTGCGGGCAGCTGAATCTGGCCCATGGCGGCTTCTTTGCCATCGGCGCCTACACGGTGGCGATTCTCACCGTGGACCATGCCTGGCTGTTCTGGCCGGCCTTTATGGCCGCCGGCGTGGCCGGTGCCGTGTTCGGGCTCGTGGTCGGCCTGATCTCGCTGCGCTTGAAAGAACACTACTTCGCGATCTTCACGCTGTGCGTGGGTTTCATCATCTATATCCTGATCGAGAAATGGGGGGCGCTGACCCACGGCACCCTGGGGATCATCAACATCGCGCCGCCGGAAGGCTTCGGCGTATTCGATTTCGCCCGCACGCTGGATTTCTACTATCTCGTGCTCGGTTTTCTGGTGGTCGCGGTCTGGCTGACGCGGCGCATCTCTGAATCCTTGCTGGGTCGCACCTTCCGGGCGATCCGTATCAGCGACGACCTGGCCGCCTCGCTGGGCATCAATCTCATGCGCAACAAGGTGCTGGCCTTCGTGCTGTCGACCATCTATGCGGCGCTCGCGGGTGCGCTCTATGCCGGGGTCGTACGCTTCATCGGCCCGGCCGAAGCCGACATCCTGCATACCTTCGACATGATCGCCTATCTTCTGGTCGGCGGGATCGGCACGCTCATGGGCCCGATCGTCGGCACGCTCATCATCACCTGGGCGACCCAGTGGCTGCAGTCGTTCGAGGAGTACCGGATGATCATTTTCGGGCCGATGCTCGTCCTGCTCGTGATCTTCTTCCCCAAGGGTATCGTGGGCAGCTTCCTGGCGTGGCGCGCTCGGCGCGCGGCACGCCGGGCAACCGTGCCGGCGCGCTCGTCGCCGGTCTCCACAGCCCGGAGCACCCCGCGCGCCTCGGAGGGCCGGGATCATGCTTAAAATCGAATCGCTGACCAAACGATTCGGCGGGTTGGCGGCGGTCAACGATGTCAGCATCGAGTTCGGCGCCCACCAGATCAATGCCATCATCGGGCCCAACGGAGCGGGTAAGACGACCTTTTTCAATCTGGTCGCCGGTGCGATGGCGCCGTCGGCCGGACGTATCGAGTTCAAGGGCACCGATATCGCGGGCCTGGCGCCCGACCGGATCGCCCGGCTGGGCATCGCACGCACGTTCCAGACGACCATGCTGTTCGAGGAGTCGACCGTGCTCGACAACCTCATCGTCGGTCATCGTCTGCGGACCGAAGCCCGTCTGTGGGATGTGATCGTCAACTCCAAACGGCTTCGCCGCGACGAAAAACGCTGCCGGGACAAGGCCGAACAGACACTCGAATTCGTAGGCCTGTCGCATCTTGGCCAGCGGTATATCGCCGATACGAGCCAGGAGGAGCGCAAACGGGTGGCGTTCGCACTGGCGCTGGCCACCGATCCGGAGCTGGTCCTGCTCGACGAGCCGGCCGGCGGCATCAATCCGGAAGAAACCGACAGCCTGGCGGCGATGATTCGCAAGATGGTCGACCACGGCATCACCGTATGTCTGATCGAACACAAGATGGACATGATCATGGCACTGGCCGATCAGATCCTGGTGCTGGATCACGGCGAGATGATCGCCGCCGGCACGCCGGAGCAGATACGCCGTGATCCGGTGGTCATCGAAGCCTACCTCGGGAGCGATGAAGATGCTGACGCTTGAGAATGTCGACGCCCGATACGACAGTTTCAAGGCGCTGGACGGCGTATCCATGGAGATCGCCGCCGGCGAACTGGTTGTGCTGCTGGGCGCCAACGGCGCCGGCAAAACCACTCTGTTCAACACCATCAGCGGCCTGCTCAAGCCGGCGGCCGGCCATATCCGGGTCGATGGCCGCGAGGTGACCGGTGCGCGCCCGTCGGCGTTGGTCCAGGCCGGTGTGGTGCAGTGTCCGGAAGGCCGTAAGCTGTTCCCGGACATGTCGGTGGCCAAGAACCTCATGCTCGGTGGCTATGTTCATCGCCGCGACCGGGCGGGCATGAAACGCACGCTCGAACATGTACTGGCCATGTTCCCGATTCTCGAGGAGAAGAAGGACGAAGCGGCCGGCTCGCTGTCTGGTGGCCAGCAGCAGATGGTGTCACTCGGCCGGGCCCTGATGGGCCGGCCGAAGTTGTTGCTGCTCGACGAACCTTCGCTAGGCCTGGCGCCGCTGGTGGTCAAGCAGGTCTTTGCCACCGTCAGCGAAATCAATCGCGAGGGCACCACCGTGCTGCTCGCCGAACAGAACGCATTCGCCGCACTCAAGATCGCAACCCGTGCCTATGTCATCGAAAACGGCCGCCTGGTCATGTCCGGCGATCGTGACGAAATGCTGGGCAACGAAGCGGTGCGGCGTGCCTATATCGGTGCCTGAAGGCCACCGGGCTGCGGTAGGACACATTACGTCACGACAAAAACCGAGAAGGGGAGACACGATCATGAAGCTCAACCGAATCATCCGCCGGGCAATCGGTGTAGGTGCGGTCACCGCCGTCCTTGGCCTGGGCACGGCCGGTCTCGCGCAGGCCGCCGAGGTGAATATCGGCTTCACCGGCCCGCTGTCCGGCGGCGCCGCGTTGTATGGCCAGAATACGCTCGAGGGGCTCAAGATGGCGGCCGCCGAGATCAACGAGGCGGGCGGTATCGAAGTCGACGGACAGTCCTACGATATCAATCTGGTCTCTCTGGACGACAAGTACGCACCCAGCCAGTCGGCGGTCAATGGCAAACGGCTGGTTCAGCAATACCACGCGCCGGTGGTGTTCGTGCCGCATTCGGGGGGCACATTCGCGCTGCAGGCGTTCAACCAGCGCGACAACTTCCTGGTGATGTCCTATACCTCGATCCCGTCGGTGACCGAGAAGGGCAACAAGCTCACGGTCAAGATTCCGCCCAATTTCACCGACTACATCAAGCCGTTCGTGAATATCGAGATGCAGCGCTTCGGCAAGAAACTGGCCGTGGCCAACGCCACGCACGACTACGCCAAATACTGGACCAAGGCGTTCGTGCCGGCCTGGGAAGCCGCTGGCGGCGAAGTTGTGGCCAGCAACCCGATGGACTACAACAAGTCGGCGGATTTCTATACCGGCGTGAGCAAGGTGCTGGCTGCCGATCCCGACGTACTGTTCGTCGGCGGTGCCTCCGAGCCGACCGGCCTGGTGGTGCGCCAGGCCCGCGAATTGGGCTTTGAGGGTGGTTTCGTGATCATGGATCAGGCCAAGATCGATGAGGTCGCGCAGGTCGCCGGCGGCATGGATGCGGTCGAGGGCGCGGTCGGTGTAACGCCACTGGCCGAATCCACCAATCCCGGTGCGCCGATTTTCGTGAAGAAGTTCAAGGCCGACCACGACGGTCTGCCGACCTCGGAGACCGCTTACAACTACTTCGCGCTGCATCTGATCGCCCGCGCAATGCAGGCGGCTGGCAGCGTCGACGATCCGAAGGCGATCCGAGCGGCGATCCCCGAGGCGCTGGCCGATCTGCCGATCGAACAAAATCCGTACGACGTGAAGAAAATCACCGACTCCGGCAATCTGGCGGTCGACGTCGAGATCGCCGAAGTCGTCGACGGCAAGATCGAGCTCAAGCGAAAATCCGATATCGACGAATAGACACCGCGATCGCCGATCCACCACGCCGGGGCGCCTTGAGCGCCCCTTTTCGATGCCACGAGGCCAGAGCCTATGACCATGAACCGACAGATCATCCTTGCCGAACGTCCGGACGGCATGCCCGACGCCACGCACCTGCCGCTGCGCGAAGCCGCCATGCCGAAGCCGCAGGACGGGCAGGTGCTGGTGCGTACGATCTACCTGTCTCTGGACCCGTACATGCGCGGTCGTATGAGTGCAGCCAAGTCCTATGCGGCCAGCGTCGAGGTGGGGGCCGTGATGGAAGGCCAGACCGTCGGCCAGGTGGTGGCTTCACGCCATCCTGAGTTCGCCGAGGACGATTTCGTGCTTGCGCCGGGCGGCTGGCAGGCCTACGCGGCGGTGGCCGGCAAAACGCTACGCAAGCTGGATCCGGCTGTGGCCCCGATCAGCACCGCGGTGGGTGTGCTCGGCATGCCCGGCTTCACGGCGTATGCCGGGCTCGAGGAGATCGGCAAGCCGCAGGCCGGCGAAACCGTGGTCGTATCCGCGGCGGCCGGCGCGGTCGGCCAGGTGGTGGGCCAGATCGCGCGTATCAAGGGGTGTCGTGTGGTGGGTGTCGCCGGCGCCGACGACAAATGCCGGCATGTGGTCGAGACCTATGGCTTCGATGCCTGCGTGAATTACAAGGACGACGATTTCGCCGAGCAGTTGGCCGCTGCCTGTCCGGACGGAGTGGACGTCTATTGGGAGAACGTCGGCGGCAAGGTGTTCACCACCGTGCTCGATCTGTTCAACGATTTCGCCCGGATTCCGGTATGCGGACGGATCGCCCATTACAATGACAGCGGCGCGCCGGACGGGCCCGATCGTCTGCCTGGGCTGATGGGCCGGATCCTGGTCAAGCGTCTGTTGTTCAAGGGCTTCATCCAGTTCGACTATCGTCATCGGCAGCCCGATTTCGTGCAGGACATGGGTGCCTGGGTACGCGACGGCAAAGTGCGTTATCAGGAAGATATCGTCGACGGGCTGGAGCACGCCGTCGATGCGTTTCAAGGCCTGTTGTCCGGCCGCAACCGCGGCAAACTGCTGGTTCGCGTCGGTGACGATCCCACCCGCAACTGATCCGGGTCGCATGTGATGCGCGACCGCCGATACGCGCCGCCGACGCTCGACACACTGTTCGAGCGCTTCGGGTCGCGCTATCGCTGGTATGTCACCACCACCGTCATGCTGGGCACTTTCTCGGTGATCCTGGCCTCGACGATCATCAACGTCGCCGTACCGGCGATCATGCAGGAGTTCGCGGTCGCCCAGGACCAGGTCCACTGGCTGGCGACCGGTTTTCTAGCGGCGATGACGGTCGGCATGCTCCTCAATGCATGGGCCGTGTCGCGGTTCGGCTCGCGCGGGGCCTTCGCGATCGCGATGACATGTTTCATCGCCGCCTCGATCGTGGGCGGGTCGAGCACGCAGTTCGGTGTGCTCGTCGCTGCGCGCGTGCTTCAAGGGCTGATGGCCGGTATGATCCAGCCGCATGCGCTGGTGGCGGTGTTCCAGGTGTTTCCGGTGGCGCGCCGCGGCCAGGCGATGGGCATCTACGGCATGGGCGTGGTGCTCGGCCCGGCCATCGCGCCGGCGCTGGGCGGGATTCTGGTCGATGCGGTGTCTTGGCGTGCGACCTTCTTCGTGGTGATTCCGGCCTGTCTGCTGGCGACCGGCATGGCGTGGTGTTTCCTGCCGGGCCGGCATCGGCGCAATACGCCCCGGCCCGATCTGCCGGGGTTGGTTCTGTTGAGCGCCACGCTGGTGACCTCGCTATGGGCTTTGGCCTCTGTGCATCGGCGCGGCCTGACTGATCCGGTACTGTGGGCAGCCCTGACCGGCGGTGCCCTGTTGGCGGCGTTATTCGTCGGATGGCAACGACGCGCGGACAATCCGTTGTTCGAGTTCGCGGTGTTTCGGGAGCCGGGCTTCGGTGCGAGCTTTCTGCTGTCGATGGCCATGGGAGCCGGCCTGTTCGCCAGTACCTACCTCACGCCGCTTTATTTTCAGCAGGTGGCCGGAATGAGTGCGTCCGCTGCGGGGCTGACCCTGGTCCCCGCGGGGCTGGCCATGGCCTTCATCTTCCCGATCGCCGGGCATCTGACCGACCGAGCACCGGTCGCGCGCGTCATCGCGGCCGGCATGCTGCTATTCGTGGCCAGCCTCGTGCTGCTGTGTCTGGCCGGCCCGACGACCGCTGGATTGTGGCTGATCCTGTGGAGTGCACTCGGGCGGTTGGGGATCGGGCTCATGATGCCGCCGGTGACCACCGCCGGCCTGTCGCTGCTCGGGCCTGCGCTGCTGGATCGTGGCTCGGGCATCATCAACTTCGCGCGCCAGATCGGCGGGGCGATCGGGATCAACCTGTGTGCCGTGATTGCCCAATATGCCAGCGATTTCCATGCGATGGGCCCGGGCTACCGCGTGGAAAGCGTGGACGCTTTCGAGGCCGGCTTCGACAGCGCGTTTGCGGCGCTCGCGCTCGCCTTCGTACTCGCCGCATGGGCGCTGTACCGCATGCAGGCGGCACTGCGTGTGCAAGGTGCTCATTCGGCCGGCCACTGACGCCCGGCGACGGTCTCCGCCGTGTCGCTCTGTTCGAACGGCGGTGGCCTGCCCCGTGGCGTCGGTCTGGCAACCGATGCCGCATCTTCAGCGCATACGACGGATCGAGTCAGCGGGTAATCGTGGGCTTGCCGGTCGATGTATGGGACGCACATACGAGCGGGCGCATACATTCAAACAGCAGGCCGTTGGCGGGTCGAATTAGACCAATGTCGTATGATCGGACAAGACCAGCGGAAGACGATATATTTAAAATAAAATCAAATGCTTGTGTTAAATAGCGAGACCTTGACACGGGTATTCGTTATGCATGGATGTCGTTTGCTTGGCCGGTGCTATTAAATGGCTTGCCAAGAAAAATGAAATCCCGTATCAAAATAACGGCGCGCCTTCGCGGCGACGCGACAGGGGATTGAAATATAACGCTGGTTACGTTTGGAGGCTGCTTTGGCAGCCGCCCGTGCCGCGCCAGCACGCACGACGGCCGTACTCCGATAATCGCGAATCTTGCCCAGCCGGAAACGATATAACCGGGCTGGTCCGGCCGCGGGTTGTGCAGGCGACAACGATAATAATTCTGGGAGGAGTTGGGATGTCGAACAATCAAACGCCGTGGTGTGCCACGAGCGGCCGTCGAACCGTGTCCTGTGCGGCGAGCCTCGTGGCCGCTCTGGCCACGAGCACGCTCACCCTGTTTTCGGCCAATGCGCTGGCCATGAAGACCGATTTCAATATCGACTACCGGGCGACCGGCTTCTATGCCGAGTCCGACTCATTCGACACCAACGATGAAAGCAATGCCGGCAGCGACACCGGCTTTGCCCAGTACCTGCGCCTGGGCGCGGATTTCAAGCACGAAGAGACGGGGGTCGAGGTCCATACCCGGCTGGAGCTGGCCGGTGACCGCTGGTCCGGCGACAACCGTGACTACACCACGACCGCGGATCGCGCGTTCAATCCCAGCAACCGGGGCGATAATGTTCGTCTGGACATCGGTTTCGTACAGGTTCCGCTGGGCAAGACCCTGCTTCGGGTGGGGCGGCAGGAATCCAACTGGAACAACTGTTTTCTGGTCTGCGACGACCGTCGGGACCGTATCTTCGTTGCACGCAGTTTCGGCAAGGTGAGTGCGTTCATCGGCTATGACCGGCGCAACGACGATACCTCCTTCGCCTCGATCGACAACGGAGATCAGTTCTTTCCGGGCTTCGTCACGCCGATCTTCGATACCGGTTTTACCGGCGGCTTTCTGTTCCTGTACTACCTCGACAACTATCAGGGCAGCATTGCGGACTACCCGCTACTGGCACAGGGCAGCCAGCCCTACGTGCTCGACAACGCCAAGGCGATTTCGCCGTACGTGACCGGCAAGATCGGCCCGTTCCAGATCGAGACCGGCTTCAACTACTTCGATGGCAGCCACGTAAGCAGCCCCACGCCCGAGGACGGTGATTATTTCACCGACGCAGGCTGGTCGGAGTATTTCCGTATCGGCACCGAGTTCGATCGCTACGAGGCCCGCTTCCAGTACGTGGGCGCGCAGGATGGTGGCCTGATCTCCTCGGGTTTCGATACCTATTCGAGCCTGATCAACTCCAACCCGGAGTCCACGGCCAATCCGACCAGTGTCTATAACATGGGCGGTTTTCTCGGGCGCAAGGGTTTCGACCAGTCGCTCTATATTGCTAACCTGACGGCCGACATCACGCCCAAGCTCACGTTCGGCGGCTCGGTCGGGCTGCTCGATATCGATGTGGGTGACAGCCTCGGCGGTGGCAGCGACTCCAGCATGGTCTACGATGTCGAACTGAGCTATCAGTACAACGCGGTCTTCCGTACCTGGGCGACCCTCGGATTGCTGGAGAAGAACGATGTCGGCGCGCTCACCGGCAACTCGTTGCTCGGTGCGACGCCGAACGGCGGTGCGTTCGCCGAAGATGATGTGATGGCCGGCAGCGTCAATATCGGCGTCAAGTTCTGAACACGTCTGGCGCGCCCGGATATTCAAGGAGAGGTTCGTGAAACGCTTGGTCAACGCCCGCCATCTCGCGATACCGGCCGTCTGTCTGGCCGCGGTCGTATCCGGCTGTGCTGTGCAGGGCGGTCCGGTGACCGAGGACGGCGACGACTTCGCCATGATCGACTCGGACGCGGCGTTCGGCTACCAGCAGACCGATTGGAGTCAACCCTTCTGGGAACGCTGGATTGCCGAAGCCCGTTCGGGACGGCCGGCCGAGCAGGCCGACGGTCGCTCGTCGCGGGCTGCGCCGGCCATCGCCGATACCGGGGCGCCGTCGGCCTCCGCGTCGGCCGGAACGGCCGGTGTGTCGGCCTCGACCGCCTCCGCAGTCGGCGCGTCGTCGGCGCTGCGGCCGGCCATCGCCGTCATCGTGGATCCGGACGATCGGAACGACCCGGCTGCTTATGAGCTGGTTTCACGTATTCGCCAGCGGGCGGCCAGTCGTGGCATGACGGTGATCGCTTCTGAGATCGTCTACGACGCCATCGCGGGCAGCCAGCCTTGCCGCCAGGCCGATGCCCGGGCCTGTCTCCAGACGCTGGCAGTCTATCCCGGTGTGCGCCTGCTCATCCGTGCGAGCGTGGAAGACAGCAAGGACGGCGAATTCGCTACCTTGTCCACCCGGATGATCGACACCGATTTCGGCATGGAATACGAGCCTCGGGCGGTGAAATGGCGACCGGGGGCGGGCGACGACGTATCCGTGCCCGTCGAGCGTCTGCTCGATGCCGCCCAGGCCCGGCTCGAAGTCGCGCCCTGGTTCACCCATGTGTTTCAGAACAGCGGGGATGCGTTCTACCTGAGCGCGGGCTCTGCCGCAGGATTGCAGGTCGGCGACGAACTCACCGTCCACGACGAGGGCACGCTGATCCGTATGGGCGGGGGGCAGAGTGCGGTCTGGCAGCCCGGTGAGGGAGTCGGCCGCGTTCGGGTCGAACAGTTCCTGGGTGATCGCGTGGCGATTGCGCGTCTGGTGAGCGGCCGTGCGCCGACGCCGGCCGATCGTCTGACGCGCGCGCGTTGACGGCGCACGGGCGGGCTGTACGCTCTCCACGGCGCGCGTTCCATGATGCTATTCCGTTATGTGGAATGCGACAGGCGCGCACGCGGGTCACGCACGCGTCCCCGTCAGAGGTTGCTTTAGTCGGTAATTGTCTTTTAAAAACAGTACGGTTTTTGTTTGAGCCGGCAAGTTTTCCGACGTCAGGGCCGATGCCGTGCGGTCAGGCGAGTGGCCTCCGGCGCGAAAAATGCCTACTGTTCCGCATCGCAGTCGTCCAGTGACCGCAGCTCGTTTGTACGACAGCGTTGAAAAAGCGGTATTGCCCGATCAGAGCGTGGATGCCGTGATCGGAAATTTGTCGGGAGCAGCATGTCCATGCGCAAGACGCAGTTGAAAACGGGGACGAAGGCCAAGGGCCATAATTTCGTCACCGCCCTGGCGCGCGGGCTGGAGCTGCTGCGCTGTTTCGGCGATGCGTCGGAGTATCTCGGCAACGCGGAGCTTGCGCTGCGCACCGATATCCCGCGTCCGACGGTCTCCCGATTGACCGCGACGCTGACCCAGTTGGGTTATCTGATCTATATGCCGCAGCTGGAAAAATACCGGCTCGGGCCACGGGTGCTGGATCTCGGCTATCGATATCTGGCCAGTGAAG
Encoded here:
- a CDS encoding NADP-dependent oxidoreductase — protein: MTMNRQIILAERPDGMPDATHLPLREAAMPKPQDGQVLVRTIYLSLDPYMRGRMSAAKSYAASVEVGAVMEGQTVGQVVASRHPEFAEDDFVLAPGGWQAYAAVAGKTLRKLDPAVAPISTAVGVLGMPGFTAYAGLEEIGKPQAGETVVVSAAAGAVGQVVGQIARIKGCRVVGVAGADDKCRHVVETYGFDACVNYKDDDFAEQLAAACPDGVDVYWENVGGKVFTTVLDLFNDFARIPVCGRIAHYNDSGAPDGPDRLPGLMGRILVKRLLFKGFIQFDYRHRQPDFVQDMGAWVRDGKVRYQEDIVDGLEHAVDAFQGLLSGRNRGKLLVRVGDDPTRN
- a CDS encoding branched-chain amino acid ABC transporter permease translates to MELFLQQVLNGLTLGSIYGLVALGLTLVYGILHVPNFAHGALYMIGAYVAYFAMVDIGLNYWVAMVVAAAVVAMVSVVCERLVFHPLRNAPPIHDKIAAIGILLFFEAVVQMVWGADFRRLPTPYTEIFHFAGLTLPAQRLLIIVGAFSLMAGLHLYLKKTMTGSTIIAMAQNREGAFLVGIDANRVAMMTFAIAGALAAIAATLFAPINLVYPAMGNLVLLKAFVIIILGGMGSIPGAIIGGLIIGFSEALGGFYLSNDYKDLIAFGLLVAILSIKPTGLFTRGVR
- a CDS encoding branched-chain amino acid ABC transporter permease gives rise to the protein MNAVTNFLTSSAMRWLLLGLAIVYPFVAPGEYQIYVMAMAFVWAIAVYGMNIITGYCGQLNLAHGGFFAIGAYTVAILTVDHAWLFWPAFMAAGVAGAVFGLVVGLISLRLKEHYFAIFTLCVGFIIYILIEKWGALTHGTLGIINIAPPEGFGVFDFARTLDFYYLVLGFLVVAVWLTRRISESLLGRTFRAIRISDDLAASLGINLMRNKVLAFVLSTIYAALAGALYAGVVRFIGPAEADILHTFDMIAYLLVGGIGTLMGPIVGTLIITWATQWLQSFEEYRMIIFGPMLVLLVIFFPKGIVGSFLAWRARRAARRATVPARSSPVSTARSTPRASEGRDHA
- a CDS encoding ABC transporter ATP-binding protein, whose product is MLTLENVDARYDSFKALDGVSMEIAAGELVVLLGANGAGKTTLFNTISGLLKPAAGHIRVDGREVTGARPSALVQAGVVQCPEGRKLFPDMSVAKNLMLGGYVHRRDRAGMKRTLEHVLAMFPILEEKKDEAAGSLSGGQQQMVSLGRALMGRPKLLLLDEPSLGLAPLVVKQVFATVSEINREGTTVLLAEQNAFAALKIATRAYVIENGRLVMSGDRDEMLGNEAVRRAYIGA
- a CDS encoding ABC transporter substrate-binding protein; translated protein: MKLNRIIRRAIGVGAVTAVLGLGTAGLAQAAEVNIGFTGPLSGGAALYGQNTLEGLKMAAAEINEAGGIEVDGQSYDINLVSLDDKYAPSQSAVNGKRLVQQYHAPVVFVPHSGGTFALQAFNQRDNFLVMSYTSIPSVTEKGNKLTVKIPPNFTDYIKPFVNIEMQRFGKKLAVANATHDYAKYWTKAFVPAWEAAGGEVVASNPMDYNKSADFYTGVSKVLAADPDVLFVGGASEPTGLVVRQARELGFEGGFVIMDQAKIDEVAQVAGGMDAVEGAVGVTPLAESTNPGAPIFVKKFKADHDGLPTSETAYNYFALHLIARAMQAAGSVDDPKAIRAAIPEALADLPIEQNPYDVKKITDSGNLAVDVEIAEVVDGKIELKRKSDIDE
- a CDS encoding DHA2 family efflux MFS transporter permease subunit, whose product is MRDRRYAPPTLDTLFERFGSRYRWYVTTTVMLGTFSVILASTIINVAVPAIMQEFAVAQDQVHWLATGFLAAMTVGMLLNAWAVSRFGSRGAFAIAMTCFIAASIVGGSSTQFGVLVAARVLQGLMAGMIQPHALVAVFQVFPVARRGQAMGIYGMGVVLGPAIAPALGGILVDAVSWRATFFVVIPACLLATGMAWCFLPGRHRRNTPRPDLPGLVLLSATLVTSLWALASVHRRGLTDPVLWAALTGGALLAALFVGWQRRADNPLFEFAVFREPGFGASFLLSMAMGAGLFASTYLTPLYFQQVAGMSASAAGLTLVPAGLAMAFIFPIAGHLTDRAPVARVIAAGMLLFVASLVLLCLAGPTTAGLWLILWSALGRLGIGLMMPPVTTAGLSLLGPALLDRGSGIINFARQIGGAIGINLCAVIAQYASDFHAMGPGYRVESVDAFEAGFDSAFAALALAFVLAAWALYRMQAALRVQGAHSAGH
- a CDS encoding ABC transporter ATP-binding protein encodes the protein MLKIESLTKRFGGLAAVNDVSIEFGAHQINAIIGPNGAGKTTFFNLVAGAMAPSAGRIEFKGTDIAGLAPDRIARLGIARTFQTTMLFEESTVLDNLIVGHRLRTEARLWDVIVNSKRLRRDEKRCRDKAEQTLEFVGLSHLGQRYIADTSQEERKRVAFALALATDPELVLLDEPAGGINPEETDSLAAMIRKMVDHGITVCLIEHKMDMIMALADQILVLDHGEMIAAGTPEQIRRDPVVIEAYLGSDEDADA